Part of the Spinacia oleracea cultivar Varoflay chromosome 5, BTI_SOV_V1, whole genome shotgun sequence genome, agataaattcagttaagtttagataagttcagttaagttcatataagtttagataatataagttctgcaaaattaagttttttcagacatttCCATACACACATAAGTTtattttcagacaaaataagtttattttcagacaaaataagtttttttcaaataaaataagtttagataagttccgTTAAGTTCAGATACTATAAGTTCAGTCataataagtccaatagaacatAACATAACTCTTATAAtatcattaattttttttatagtaaGTAACTTTTATATAATATGATTTGTAACCTTAATACAgtgatactccgtatataattttattttttaactcttaataataataatacttcctccgttaaTTAAATGTTTAGATGTTACATTAAATTCCAACCAGTAAccttaaataagaaattcaaattttcaTATTCAGGCCCAATATATAGTGCACGCATTAATTTCATTTTCAGGCCCAACTAAGTTGTGAGTGTAAGTGCGTGCGTCACACGCAAGCCCCTAtacaaacaaaaatgaaaagaaaacatTATCCGACCAAAAAGCACCAATCACGTTAGGTTACGTGGCCTCCCCGTATTCTTTTGAATTAATGGCAACTTTCCTAATACTAGTCAAGGTATACTTACCCTCCAAGTTTCCTAAATTAATACGAACTCTCTCCAATATATAAACCTTTACATATGTCTTTAATTCTATTTTCTATTACACTAATTGTGTACTTAcaatttcaactaattaattataGTTTCAATCTTTATTCGTCACAATACATATTTTCATCCATGGAGTTTGCTAACAGCAATGGTGCCCCGTACCCGGAAGATAACGATGAAGAACAACAAGTTTACGATTCTTCGGATTGCGAAAGTTGCATTAGTAGTGATGATTCTAGTGAAGGAGATCAAGAAGGGTTATTATATAGTGATGATGGAGTATTGATCAAGTTAAAGGAAAATACAACTATTTTTGATATTATAGGGTgtaaattgttgttgaatatggTGAAAAGTTGTACAACCCACATTAAGGCCATTCATAAGATGAATTGGTCATGTTCTCGAACAATGTTAGCAAGAGCTCGATGTTTTAATATTTTTCGTGGCGCGCTATTGGagaataatagtaataataataataataataataataataataataataataataataataataataataataatagcaataacaataataattgtTGGGATGATAATTATGGTGGTGTTGATGGTTGTGTGAAGTATGCTTGGTATTGTGATTCTAAGGAAGAGATTCAAAGGGTTGTTTACCATGGTTTTGGTCATCACCAACTTGGAAATCGAGATCGAATTAGTCTTGCTCCCCTTAATTCTCTTGCTCGAAGGTAAttaatgcataattaattaaactcttattTGTTTTAGTTCCATCTTTGTTTATGCATACGCTATTTGTTATACTTCATACGTATTTATTTAAAGGATATACTTGGTCGGATACGGTA contains:
- the LOC110789433 gene encoding probable inactive poly [ADP-ribose] polymerase SRO2, which gives rise to MEFANSNGAPYPEDNDEEQQVYDSSDCESCISSDDSSEGDQEGLLYSDDGVLIKLKENTTIFDIIGCKLLLNMVKSCTTHIKAIHKMNWSCSRTMLARARCFNIFRGALLENNSNNNNNNNNNNNNNNNNNNNNNSNNNNNCWDDNYGGVDGCVKYAWYCDSKEEIQRVVYHGFGHHQLGNRDRISLAPLNSLARSVRNCVVDEEGLRYVLLCRVIVENGEIFKDILSSNGDDDDDVISPNEYVVWSTKMNTHILPEYVVTFKTIPSLEAKGTPKVGHTLKKPTTNYLLRITTLISVLSHFLSPDKMNLIKEHYMIFKEKKISRREFMEKLKQNAGVHLLAKIIKHFEDKHGMKKSIGFCSRNDM